DNA sequence from the Siniperca chuatsi isolate FFG_IHB_CAS linkage group LG3, ASM2008510v1, whole genome shotgun sequence genome:
TGATCAGCTGGAAGTTAAATTTTTTAATACGAGAGCTATCAGTGAGCATGAATACATTTCAAGTAACTAATTTACACTTATATCTGTGTCTTCTTTCAGCATGAATCCCTCCCCTCTACACCTCAGCCTACAGAAGGGAAGgcaatcacattttaaattgtagcTGCAAAGTAGTACAGTGAAAAAGTTCCAAAGAAAGTAGTAAAATTAAACTCAATAGCATGTATGATATATGGgataaaagttattatttaactAAATTAGTTTAATTGGTTCATATATGGTTATGGTTATTTATGGTtcatgaatatacagtacatttcagcGTTACACGCAAACCACAAAATTACACAgtatcttttaataaataaaatcagacagacACCTGTATTGTCTTTGTTGATGCTTTATTGGCAGATATTGTAACTAACACAAAAGAAGCAGATGAAAAGGTGGATTATCAAACATCAtttctcacaaacacatatttggATTACATTTGAGAAATTGAGAACAGATATAACTATTTTTgcaaacaaaagtcaaacaaagGAAGATAGGGAGAGTATCAGTGTAAAATATGCAATTAACTACAAGACCATCATAAAATCAAATCTATGCTCTCATCACCCCATCTCACATCAACAGCTGACCTCatcctgactgactgactggctgaggTAGCTTCTTCCCCATCTCTCCAAGAAGGACCCCATTTCTGGTGTGGAAGACCTTGGCCAGAGAGGGACTCATGGGGGACGGTGTGTATTCTTGACATTGGTCACCACTAAGACTTTCTGCGCACTCTACTATGtaggagaagaagaaggtaCCATGATTTAACATGCAGGAGTCGCTCACCTGCCCTCTATGCAGATCAAATGAACACTCGCCAAGCTGATCACTGTTCCAGTAAGAATCCTCATCATAAATACTGAATGTTAGTTTGTCTTTCATGTTGATGGTTATGGGTCCAAATTCAAATGTCTCTGGCCATTTAGGATTGTCATTGTCACCTATGATGACAGTGCGCTTATTCTGATGACCGTATCTAACCTCCACTGAACCATCTGTCTGAGTCCACTTATCACCATACAGACCCTCTGCATAGAGCTTGAAGACCTTTAATGTTGCAAGACCTTTCCCAGCAGGACAGCAGTTTGACTTGATATTCTGATTGCTGttgcaaacacaagcacaagGATCCCTTTTGCTGGATCTGTCCCCAATCTTACAGGTTTCTGAGCATTTCTTCAACACTGCATTTTTCTTGATGTACATCTCCACCTCTTGCTTCAGTCCGGCGCTGGCAGGATGTCCAATGGGCAGTATGGTGTGCAGGGGCTTGATGTTGTATCGGACCACATCAGGGGTGTTTTTCAGTGAGTTAAGCCAGTTGTTATAGACAGAGGGGTTTGACTGGCCTTCAAAGAGGACATCAGCTCCGTCAATGTTTCCGCCAATGATCTCTGTGATGCGCTCATTAAATGTGCTACTGAAACTTTGTTTAGAGTctaacttcttcttctttgcctGACAGTGTTCGTACATGGCCTTAATGCTGGCACTACTTGCAAAGCTAGCCGAGGCCTCAACTGACAAACAGTCACTGACGTCTGTGGCTGACAGTCCATTCATGGTTGCCTCACAGGTCCTGACAGAAGTGATGGCCTTTAGCTCCCCTCCCAGAGACACTTGTATGATGTAATGTGTACCATATGTGTCGATCAGATTGCGATATAATATCTCTGTTTTACGTGAATATGAAGGAAGGGCGTTCACGGCTGATTCAAATTCATGACTCAAGGGAGGTTTTGTTGCCAGTCTGTAGCTGTGAAGCACAGGAAGTACATAGATTAGTTACAGTCTATCACAGTCCCATTTTATTCACATGTCACtgtttatgttatttgtttaaAGCAAATTGCTGTCACTATTGCCAACTATACAGAACACTAAAACAAAGCATTTCTCAGTGAACTGACCAAATAAATTCAGAGTTAATGACGCAAAGACAAACATCTGTCCACATACTCACCGGTAGAAGCTACAGAAGACAGAATGGCTAAGGAAGGTGTAGTGGTCTTGTTTGGACTTTTGCATGGCAAAGGTAGATTCTTTGGAGTGTGAACCTCCAAAGCCAACCCCAACAGTGACAGAAGGGTCTACAGGTATTTCAAGGCCAATTTTCCAGTCATTGGACACAGATGACGTGGAATCATTGACAAGAGTTTCGACAGAATTATAGACCATACTGGAGACCTTTAAACTGCACTGGGGGAGGCTTCTCCAGTCCACCACAGCAACTGGGACCTTCTGGCTCTCTCCATTCATGTAGCTGTTTCTGTATAGCCTGCAAGTGCCATTGCCAAGCTTCCATGTTTCAGTGTCGATGACATAGGCACCTTTCCGCTCCATCGTGACGATGTCAAAGCCTTCTCCACCCAGATTGTAACCAGGGACAAAGTGAGCCTTTTCACACTGCTGTGGTGTACCAATAAAGCTTACACTGGATGGCAGACACAGAGGACTCCATGCCCAGCACAGGAGCATGAGATGCCACAGCCTTGCCATCTGTATGAAAGGGTTAAATAAGAAGAGAAGATACAATGGCATGGACACAATCAGTTAAACAATGCTAACTACTGAATAGGAAGAATTTGATGTGAAAGATTACTCAACTCAAACTATTATTTTCCGATCGAATACTCAGGGGTCTTACCGTGACTGTTGACAGCAAGCTCTGTTTGGCAGCTTACAATATCTGACCAATCTTATAGTATTGATGTGGAGGTGGAGTCTCTGCCTCTGTGATTTTTTCAGGTTATTTTTATGCATCTGCATTTCAGCAGTTTTTTATACCTGCTGTAAAAATGGGTGACATTTGTACTTCCTTCACACCCTATTAAGATAGGAGactaaattaaactttaataaCCACATGTGGAAACTGGAGGTTTGTGGTAACATCTTAACCTAATACAGCAAGTGaatataaaaattaattaaGCTATAGCTAGAGAAGGACAGTGGAAAACGTACAATTATCGCATCtgaattataaatgtaaaaatgtaaaatattaacaacATGTTGGGTGGATTTTTTGCCATTCTAGGGGTagactctagggatggcaatgtctctCAGTAACTATGTTAGTTGTTTGGTCAAtgttgaaatatctcaacaaatattcaaataattgccatgaaatttttgCCCACAGATGATAAATCCTtgtgactttgatgatcctctgacttttcctctagcgcagACCTGGGCAAACTACGGCCCGCAGGCCATATCCGGCTCTTTGTACGTCCCTGTCCGGCCTGAGTGAGGCCAATCATAAATTATAGGGATGCACTGAAATTTGGCCACTGAAAATTTTCGGCCGAAATACCTAAATCACCGAAACAACACGGCCAAAACACAATTGTAATGACGCAATTAAAAAGCGCAGCCAGCACACGGTTATCTGGATAAGAGCCAACATGTCTGCGGTGTGGACTTATTTCAATATCTCGGAGCGTGCGTGAGCTGTGAGTGAAGGTGAACAGCGATAAGTGACGCTAGCCAGGTTACCCTCAAGATGTCGGCTCACgctaagaaaagaaaagttgatAACGAATGCCGTGTTTTCAACAAGACATGGACGGCCAAGTATTTCTTTACAGAAATTAAAGGTAAAGCCGTG
Encoded proteins:
- the LOC122872438 gene encoding perforin-1-like, coding for MARLWHLMLLCWAWSPLCLPSSVSFIGTPQQCEKAHFVPGYNLGGEGFDIVTMERKGAYVIDTETWKLGNGTCRLYRNSYMNGESQKVPVAVVDWRSLPQCSLKVSSMVYNSVETLVNDSTSSVSNDWKIGLEIPVDPSVTVGVGFGGSHSKESTFAMQKSKQDHYTFLSHSVFCSFYRYRLATKPPLSHEFESAVNALPSYSRKTEILYRNLIDTYGTHYIIQVSLGGELKAITSVRTCEATMNGLSATDVSDCLSVEASASFASSASIKAMYEHCQAKKKKLDSKQSFSSTFNERITEIIGGNIDGADVLFEGQSNPSVYNNWLNSLKNTPDVVRYNIKPLHTILPIGHPASAGLKQEVEMYIKKNAVLKKCSETCKIGDRSSKRDPCACVCNSNQNIKSNCCPAGKGLATLKVFKLYAEGLYGDKWTQTDGSVEVRYGHQNKRTVIIGDNDNPKWPETFEFGPITINMKDKLTFSIYDEDSYWNSDQLGECSFDLHRGQVSDSCMLNHGTFFFSYIVECAESLSGDQCQEYTPSPMSPSLAKVFHTRNGVLLGEMGKKLPQPVSQSG